In Lolium perenne isolate Kyuss_39 chromosome 5, Kyuss_2.0, whole genome shotgun sequence, the sequence AGCTTGCTAGCTGGTTATATATATAATGctttcaaaaaaaagaaaaaattggGGCGGGGATTTCTCGAGCGGAGGGACGACTTTCGAGTTTCGGGGTGGAGCAGGGGTACCGGAGGAGGGGACGAAGTGTGTTGATTGATTGGGGAAGAAAAAATCAAACCGGTACAATGGCATAGTGCATAATATGTGGTTTGGTGGAAGGGTAAATCCATCCAATAAAATATTTGAAGttattggacgaaaattttggcagaaaccttaactCCTTTATATATTATTAGATATATACACATAGTAGTATTGGTTAAAATTGAAATACTTATGCAGGGGCTTAGATGTTGTAGTTGAACGCAGTTACCCCGAGACCCTATATAAAAACAAAGAAGTTCATGAAATGCACGGATGGTCTCCATAGGATATTTCTTTGCTTATACGAGGATTTAGTACATGGGGAGGATATATGTATCGGGTAGATTAAATCATACATGTACTGTTTTCTGCTTTATACATGTTACATGTGTTGTTAAAACTAGAAAATTAAACCATGCATGTGATATACTCAACAGGGAGTGCATAAAGATGGAGAAAAGATCGCTGTGAAGGTTCTTAAAAACGATCTCGACCTTGATGATATGGAATTTGAGAAGGAGTATCACAACATTGCAAGTCTTCACCACAAAAATATTGTCCGGTTAATTGGCTATTGCCATGAAACGCGGAAGGAATTCATGACGCACAATGGAAGAACTGTTTTTGCTGAAAAGACTAAGAGGATGCTTTGCTTCGAGTATATGCACAACGGAAGCCTTGACAAATTTATTTCTGGTATGATATATGGTATTCTACTAGTATTATAGTGTACTGGCACGATACTATCTGAGTCTTTGTtcgttcatgcagatgaatctAATGGACATAATTGGCTTACACGTTATGCAATAATTAAGGGGATATCCGAGGGTCTAGaatatcttcatgagaaattaaaTCCTCCTATGTATCATTTAGATTTGAAACCGGCCAATGTATTGTTGGACGAGAACATGTCACCAAAAATCGCCGATTTTGGCTTATCAAGGCTGGTCGGAGGAGATAAAACACACTTTACGGAAAACCGTATAGGAACACTGTAAGCGAATATGTTTGATGCGAACTAGAATTTTTTTGTATGATAAATGTTTTATTTTATGAATGTTATCCCATAGTAacacatgatttctcatgcagtgGGTACATACCACCGGAGCACATAGATGCAGGTGCGATCTCAACTAAGTCTGATGTATACAGTTTCGGTGTGGTGATCATAAAGATAATGGCAGGGCCAGATGGCTACCGTAGAAGTAGTGAAATATCTTCCCAACAATTCATCGACCTTGTAAGATAAAGTGTTGCAATTTATTGATAACAATGTTCCACATTTACAAATTATATGTGGTTTTAAATTGTTAGGTACATACGTACTGGATGAATAGGATACATGCAACATCAGTAGGCATGTATTCTATACAAGTAAGGAGATGCATAGAAATAGCTTTAAGCTGTGTGGAGACTGATCGAGACAAAAGGCCAAGTATTGGGTTAATTGTCACCGGTCTTAATAAGACGGAATCTGGGAGCCATGTTCTTGATGCATTAAGAAGTCAGCCAAGCTTACCGACAAGCCAGGTATGATCGCAAATGATATGATATATTTTTTTTCGTCCAAATAGCATAATGGTGTACAAAAGTTATGAGACTGTACCCACGAAACTGTGTTTACATTTTTACTCTCTTTACGTCATGCTAGTTCCCAGTGAAACCTGCAAGAAAAATACCATTTTTATTAAAAAATACTACCATTCGATCATGCGTTTAAAAAGCCGTGCTCACAATTGTAGTCATGTCCGCCACATAGAAGGAGCATGTTTCGTATAGTTATTCACAGGCATGTACCTCAACTGGCATGGTTCTACTACTAGGAAAACCCTCATCTATGGCGCACGTTTtttagtttctgtggcgcatatctcATGCGCTACAGAAATCAGGCAAAAAAAATTAATTTCTGTAGCGCATAttggggtgcgccacagaattccgaGACTTCTGTGCCGTATGCGCTACAGAAAGGCACTAAATTATGTGACGTATATGGCAGTATGCGCCATAGAATTATGCATCAGATTATGTGGCGTATCCTACTATATGGGCCGGTGGCCTCTGTAGAGGCGGCGCCGTCGGCGCCATGCACTGCGCCTGGGGGAAATAGAGCGGGACGCGCGAGGTGTCACCGTGGACGCGCGGGCGGTAGCCGTACTCCGCCAGCGTCGCGTCGACGTCGCGACCTTGCCACCAGGCCTGGCGGCCGACGTTGTTGAAACGGCCAGCGTCGCGGCCGGCCGAACGTGCAACCTCGAAGGCACGCTCCTCTGCGAAGCGCCCCGGCCACGCCGGGGTGGTGGGCGCGTTCGACGGTTGGGTGTTTCGCGCGGCGTCTGCGagaatggcggtggcggcggctagggttggaagaCGGGGAAGAAGAGAAGTGCGGGGGAGGCGGTTCTAAGGGTGGCGGCGGACGCGCATTGAAGACGCGTCGGGAGGTgggtggacgccgcgtggccagtcgcgTCCCCTCGTCGCCGCTTCGGTTTCCGAGCGGGAGACAATTAACgctgacgaccaaccttcccgcgtcgttgCCAAGGCGGccccacccgcgaaaaccgtcgggccgcaaggcgccggcgcgcccgatccgcgcccttcgcgaaggggccggcacagggttgccggcgcttctattgggctcaaAAACTAGCGAGATTCCTATGGTgatttcgtcaatctcaagactcgCCAGATCAGTTTCTTGGTCTTAGTCTTTCGaagatgctcataggggtagggtttgCATGTGTGTGTTTATATGATTgagtgtatgtatgtatgtacccTCGCTGAGACCCACCAATATTCTTCGGTTCGGCAACTTCCGTTTCTTCCCCATATCCTCTGCCAAGTCTCTCAGCCTCCTCCCAAAATCTCAAAATTGGACACCAATTTCTGTATGAAATCAAGGGATACTGTAATTTGGGAGCCCACATTCACCGCCCATCCCACTCCCTCGGATGCATTTTGAGCACGAGCTCATCAGTTTGGGATCGGGGCATCGGGCACGAGAGTGTCCCTGCTCGCCACCCTCCAAGACGAGCTCGTATTGTTTATTGTTGTGCTTCGAGCACCATCTCTCATATTTCTGCCTCGGTTCAGATGAGTGTAGCTCGCGCCTTCAACCTTTGCGGGCGAACCGCCTGGCCGGAGTCCTCCAGAGCGGCCGCAGGAGCGGCTCAGCCCGCCGGCGTTTCCGGTCGGGGTCATAGAGGAACGCCTGCAGAAACTCGAGCAGGTCGCACAGCAGAGCCATCTTGTAGACCGCCTGGAGAGGCACATCACCCTCGTCGGCCGCCCGCTGTGCTCTGACCACGATCTCGGGGCAAAGGACTTGATGAATTCGCGCTTGAACAGGAGAGAGCACCCATGGAGACGGCGATCTTCGTTGCCTTCCAGCGACAGGGCAGCTGCTTCCAGCGACGGATAGCAGCGAGACTGCGAGGGGACGTGTGGCGTATGCTTGAGAGATTGGATCCAGGATTAGCGAGAGGTGGAACATATTAGGGAAAAAACCGTGCGTAATTGGTACTCTACACGTGATTAGCGGAAGTAGTaactgttgaaaatgtaagcaaatatccatatgaaataatccgtacaagtaattgataaaacatgactatgaaaataacacataaactaatcgtgcagactagtgaggtagatgaacagatcacatctaaacaCGACAAACCTATCGCATCTAccacagaaactagaagaaggaactctaacagaaactgaaagagaaacgacaagttcacatacttcgcagcagcgtcgttgtcgcccatgttgaggttgccgaagaagtcgctgaggtccgggaagaagttgtcggtgtggaggaactcgtcgtccgatgacgacgtcgtgatgccagtagtcgcgccggagcgctccccaaaaacctgattgcccctcacccgtacaggttcacgagaggcagggttccggaggcctcaTCGTCCCGGCCGAtgcggtgcacgccgacggacgggatgaggaagatgaaggcggcggcgcaatgaactggaaacaggtagtcgcgtatgcgtctaggtcgtggcggctagggttgcgcagggtcttatgtagtgcggttcgggaaggtcgtgggacgcagcccacgtacgagttcacgatccagaaaaaccggaacgAAAACGGCTGTGTTAACGTCCGTTAATAACTcgtaattgattacacaattaatttcccaaacagcaaaaagataagctcggctcggcgagattcccgcaacccgcggcgcggcgcggcgcgtcgcgtcgtgacgaggcgaggcgaggcgggcggcggaggaggaggagtgcgcgagggctctctctcttctcactcacttactaggactagaacagcccaccttatataccactccaactctctcccaactagcaatgtgggactaaactttagcccccactagagctgccactgatttttggaatgggccatgtgagtttcagaatttgataatgggccatgggccaaaggccaaatgcccaaaattccagcaatcccccacaaactctcattggcacatctcatcaataagtttccagaacattgttttatataccggtatgtcgtggagactgttaagttgaacttccacttaaagcttcatattacactagattgcaacttggatagtggactatgccttgaactacaagttttccgcgcactagcttcatacaaagcctagaccgatactaggctgccgcgaggcttcctcgcggtttggagcttatacgtcatactccagggcctttcatgagtttactagagagcacccaactctcatagattgcgacgtttaacaatcagactcatataggtgtattcttcaaaagatgttctgcaggacaacatctctgctaaaataagccacttagaacacattaagataactatcaacctgccatgcagattaggagagtattgcatcttacggagtggtaaaattgctatagggatatatactctcctcccagctgaccaacagcttgtctcccagctctaattcacgggatctccgatcacatagagtgggttaccaccgtgggcagctcatagtgtgggtctcatacccatctccctcgatgcattttctatcacatttcgtgatagtccctttgtgaaggggtctgccaggtttctagacgtatggatataatccaacgctataactccggagtttctcatttttctgacagttttcagtctcctcttcacatgccttgatgacttcatattatccttagaactgtttactttgacgatcacagtttgattatcacaattcataggaatagcgggtatcggtttctcaaccacaggtaagtccatcaagagctcacgaagccactctgcttcaacagtggctgtgtctaatgctgtgagttctgcttccatagttgacctcgtaatgatggtctgcttgcaagacttccaggaaacagcgccacctccaagtgtaaacaaataaccacttgtggctttagtctcatcagcatcagatatccagtttgcatcactataaccctcaagtacccttggatacccagtatagtgaatgccataactcgcagtgcctttcaaatagcgtaaaactctctcaagagcatgccaatgaacatctccaggtctagacacaaaacggctgagtttacttacagcaaaggagatgtcaggcctcgtggcgctggctaaatacataagcgagccaatgatctgcgaatatcgcaattgatctctagcaattcttttattcttacgaattatcacactaggatcataaggcgttggagaagatttgcagtcgctatacccgaaacgactcaggatcttttccacatagtgggactgaagcaatgtaatcccaccatcgtcatccttcagcagcttgatgtttaagatcacatcagctactcccaagtccttcatctcaaaacaacgagataggaactccttgacctccttaatcacagtaaggttggtcccaaatatcaatatgtcatcgacatagagacaaagaataactccctcgcccccaccatggcgatagtatacacacttgtcagcttcgtttacaacaaagccttcagcggttaaagttctttcaaacttctcatgccactgcttaggcgcttgcttaagcccatacaaagacttcagtaatttacacacctttccttcttgaccatctactacaaatccatcaaatttgctccatataaatttcctcttcaagctctccatttaggaaagcagtcttaacatccatttgatgaacgagaagaccatgtgaggcagccaaggatagtagcactcgaatggtggtcaatctggcaacaggtgagtatgtatcaaagaaatcttcaccttctttctgggtataacccttggccacaagacgtgccttgtacttttcaatagtaccatcaggcctaagctttttcttgaacacccatttacatcctacaggtttgcacccataaggacgatcagtaatttcccaagttccattagctaagatggaatccatctcgctacggacagcttccttccagtagtcagcatccagagatgcataggcttctgaaatggaagtgggagtgtcatccacgaggtacacaatgaaatcatgtccAAAGGATTTTGCAGTCCTCCgtctcttgctccttttgggagcttcattgtcatcctccacaggattatcaaagtgttctatagccatggtaggttcaggaaataattcctgagtagatgaactgggcatctcctgaattgatgagctagacgtttctttcataggaaagatgtcctcaaagaaagtcgcatcattcgactccataattgtaccaacatgcatgtcggatacctcagatttcactatcaaaaatctgtagccaatgctgtgaaatgcatatcccagaagaacacaatccacggtttttggtccaagcttgcgctttttgggtatcggcacatttactttcgccatacagccccaagttcgtaagtaagagagtttcaaccttttcctttcc encodes:
- the LOC127321658 gene encoding probable receptor-like protein kinase At5g18500; translated protein: MGSRMSKKGSIMGNVTGPPKAMPLHLLEEITDGFSKDRKLGGGTYGDVYLGVHKDGEKIAVKVLKNDLDLDDMEFEKEYHNIASLHHKNIVRLIGYCHETRKEFMTHNGRTVFAEKTKRMLCFEYMHNGSLDKFISDESNGHNWLTRYAIIKGISEGLEYLHEKLNPPMYHLDLKPANVLLDENMSPKIADFGLSRLVGGDKTHFTENRIGTLGYIPPEHIDAGAISTKSDVYSFGVVIIKIMAGPDGYRRSSEISSQQFIDLVR